The Saccharomyces cerevisiae S288C chromosome VII, complete sequence genome includes a region encoding these proteins:
- the STR3 gene encoding cystathionine beta-lyase STR3 (Peroxisomal cystathionine beta-lyase; converts cystathionine into homocysteine; may be redox regulated by Gto1p; involved in the release of the aromatic thiol 3-mercaptohexanol during wine fermentation), which produces MPIKRLDTVVVNTGSQNDQHSASVPPVYLSTTFKVDLNNEDAQNYDYSRSGNPTRSVLQHQIGKLYRVPQENVLAVSSGMTALDVILRGLVLLNGTDNHTPTIIAGDDLYGGTQRLLNFFKQQSHAVSVHVDTSDFEKFKTVFQSLDKVDCVLLESPTNPLCKVVDIPRILRFVKCISPDTTVVVDNTMMSGLNCNPLQLNPGCDVVYESATKYLNGHHDLMGGVIISKTPEIASKLYFVINSTGAGLSPMDSWLLVRGLKTLGVRLYQQQRNAMILAHWLENSCGFKPTRTNKATKTRFVGLRSNPDFKLHKSFNNGPGAVLSFETGSFEHSKRLVSSKKLSIWAVTVSFGCVNSLLSMPCKMSHASIDPELRKERDFPEDLVRLCCGIENIVDLKKDLLAAMVDADIIEVRENGKYLFNKLNKNLAVNTTIDDLHKPLSIYEEFYNQDLIRKDSELNIKSSKL; this is translated from the coding sequence ATGCCGATCAAGAGATTAGATACAGTTGTGGTAAATACCGGCTCTCAAAATGACCAACATTCAGCCTCCGTGCCACCGGTGTATTTGTCGACTACCTTCAAAGTGGACTTGAATAATGAAGATGCACAGAACTACGATTATTCCAGATCGGGAAACCCGACCAGAAGTGTCCTTCAACACCAGATTGGTAAGCTTTATCGTGTCCCACAGGAAAACGTATTAGCTGTGAGCAGTGGTATGACGGCGCTAGACGTCATCCTGCGTGGGCTCGTCTTACTTAACGGCACTGACAACCATACGCCAACAATAATAGCCGGCGATGATCTTTATGGAGGCACCCAAAGGCTgctgaattttttcaagcaACAGAGTCATGCAGTCTCTGTTCATGTGGACACTTCcgattttgaaaagttcaAAACCGTTTTCCAGTCTTTAGATAAAGTTGATTGTGTTCTTCTAGAGTCTCCGACCAATCCGCTTTGCAAGGTTGTAGATATCCCTAGAATATTACGTTTTGTGAAATGCATATCTCCCGACACTACAGTTGTCGTTGATAATACTATGATGAGTGGACTCAATTGTAATCCTCTTCAACTGAATCCAGGCTGCGATGTCGTATACGAATCTGCTACCAAGTACTTGAATGGTCATCACGATTTGATGGGGGGTGTTATTATCAGCAAAACACCAGAAATAGCCTCGAAGCTTTACTTTGTCATTAATTCTACAGGAGCTGGATTATCCCCAATGGATTCTTGGCTACTTGTGAGGGGCCTAAAAACTCTAGGAGTTAGATTATATCAACAGCAGAGAAATGCTATGATATTGGCTCATTGGCTAGAAAATTCATGCGGATTCAAACCTACCAGAACAAACAAGGCTACGAAAACTAGATTTGTTGGATTACGCTCCAACCCGGATTTCAAGCTGCATAAATCGTTCAATAATGGCCCAGGTGCCGTGTTATCCTTCGAAACGGGGTCCTTCGAACATTCAAAGAGACTGGTCAGTTCCAAAAAACTGAGTATATGGGCTGTGACGGTATCTTTCGGGTGTGTAAATTCGCTTCTATCTATGCCTTGCAAAATGTCCCATGCTTCCATTGATCCCGAATTAAGGAAAGAGAGAGATTTTCCTGAAGATTTGGTTCGTCTTTGCTGCGGTATCGAAAATATAGtagatttgaagaaagatttaTTAGCGGCGATGGTTGACGCTGATATTATAGAAGTAAGAGAAAATGGCAAAtatcttttcaacaaattgaaTAAGAACCTAGCTGTGAACACTACCATCGATGACCTGCATAAGCCTTTAAGTATTTACGAAGAATTTTACAATCAAGATCTCATCAGAAAGGACTCAGAATTGAATATTAAGAGTTCGAAATTGTAA
- the MND1 gene encoding Mnd1p (Protein required for recombination and meiotic nuclear division; forms a complex with Hop2p, which is involved in chromosome pairing and repair of meiotic double-strand breaks) has protein sequence MGPKRQTVSLQEKKNRILNFFQETYTFYNIKELEKSIPKKCGISPMIVKDLVQQMIDEDGVISVEKCGNINIYWCFKNQTLQKLYDSSELIKKKIQEVKCDIATYKQELDKTLATGRRKKFTVGQKSYNREALLEKRKKIQDEIKKKSNSLQKIESIRWDAAKIQENKQQIRLKKVHLEKTTDNIEILIDYLYKKFFLKPEQIRKEFGIPEEFKEFTEV, from the exons ATG GGGCCAAAGAGACAGACAGTATCACtccaagagaaaaagaaccGGATTctgaacttttttcaagagACGTACACATTCTACAACATCAAGGAATTAGAGAAAAGCATACCTAAAAAATGCGGAATCTCACCCATGATCGTTAAAGATTTAGTGCAACAAATGATTGATGAAGACGGCGTCATTTCGGTGGAAAAATGTGGTAATATTAACATCTACTGGTGCTTTAAAAATCAGACACTGCAAAAATTGTATGATTCAAGCGagttgataaaaaaaaagatacagGAAGTAAAGTGTGATATTGCCACTTATAAACAAGAACTAGACAAAACGCTAGCAACTGGAAGGCGTAAAAAATTTACGGTAGGCCAAAAATCATACAATAGGGAGGCTCTActggaaaagagaaaaaaaattcaggatgaaattaagaaaaagagtaatAGTCTCCAAAAAATAGAAAGCATTAGATGGGATGCAGCAAAAATACAAGAGAATAAACAACAGATCCGCCTAAAAAAAGTGCATCTGGAGAAAACTACTGATAACATTGAGATTCTCATTGATTATTTATACaagaaattctttttgaagCCAGAACagataagaaaagaatttggAATTCCAGAAGAGTTCAAGGAATTTACGGAGGTTTAA
- the GTS1 gene encoding Gts1p (Protein involved in Arf3p regulation and in transcription regulation; localizes to the nucleus and to endocytic patches; contains an N-terminal Zn-finger and ArfGAP homology domain, a C-terminal glutamine-rich region, and a UBA (ubiquitin associated) domain; gts1 mutations affect budding, cell size, heat tolerance, sporulation, life span, ultradian rhythms, endocytosis; expression oscillates in a pattern similar to metabolic oscillations) gives MRFRSSSHSLKHVDRELKELINSSENANKCGECGNFYPTWCSVNLGVFLCGRCASVHRKVFGSRDDDAFSNVKSLSMDRWTREDIDELVSLGGNKGNARFWNPKNVPFPFDGDDDKAIVEHYIRDKYILGKFRYDEIKPEDFGSRMDDFDGESDRFDERNRSRSRSRSHSFYKGGHNRSDYGGSRDSFQSSGSRYSRQLAELKDMGFGDTNKNLDALSSAHGNINRAIDYLEKSSSSRNSVSAAATTSTPPLPRRRATTSGPQPAIFDGTNVITPDFTSNSASFVQAKPAVFDGTLQQYYDPATGMIYVDQQQYAMAMQQQQQQQQQLAVAQAQAQAQAQAQAQVQAQAQAQAQAQAQAQQIQMQQLQMQQQQQAPLSFQQMSQGGNLPQGYFYTQ, from the coding sequence ATGAGGTTTAGGAGTTCTTCCCATAGCTTAAAACATGTTGACAGAGAATTAAAGGAGTTGATTAATTCGTCCGAGAATGCCAATAAATGCGGTGAATGTGGTAATTTCTACCCAACTTGGTGCTCAGTTAATTTGGGGGTTTTCCTTTGTGGTAGGTGTGCCTCTGTTCATAGAAAAGTTTTCGGTAGCAGAGACGACGATGCCTTTTCTAACGTTAAATCACTATCAATGGATAGATGGACAAGAGAGGATATCGATGAATTAGTGAGTCTTGGAGGCAATAAGGGGAATGCTCGGTTCTGGAATCCTAAAAATGtcccttttccttttgatgGAGATGATGACAAAGCCATCGTGGAGCATTACATTAGAGACAAGTATATTTTGGGTAAATTCAGGTATGATGAAATAAAGCCTGAAGACTTTGGATCCAGAATGGATGATTTTGATGGGGAATCGGACAGGTTTgatgaaagaaatagaagTAGGAGCAGGAGCAGATCTCATTCTTTCTATAAAGGGGGCCATAATAGGTCTGACTACGGCGGTTCCAGGGACTCATTCCAAAGCAGTGGAAGCAGATATTCTAGGCAACTGGCAGAACTCAAGGACATGGGTTTCGGTGatacaaacaaaaatttagaTGCATTATCGTCCGCTCACGGAAATATCAATAGAGCAATCGATTATCtagaaaaaagttcaagTTCAAGAAATAGTGTATCGGCAGCAGCGACAACATCAACTCCGCCCCTGCCCAGGAGACGTGCGACAACAAGTGGCCCACAGCCAGCTATTTTTGATGGTACAAATGTAATCACGCCAGATTTTACTTCAAATTCAGCATCTTTTGTACAAGCAAAGCCAGCAGTTTTCGATGGTACCCTTCAACAGTATTACGATCCTGCTACCGGAATGATATATGTAGATCAGCAGCAATACGCCATGGCTatgcaacagcagcaacagcaacagcaacagcttGCTGTCGCACAGGCTCAGGCTCAGGCACAGGCACAGGCACAGGCTCAAGTTCAGGCTCAGGCTCAGGCTCAGGCCCAGGCTCAGGCTCAAGCACAGCAGATCCAGATGCAACAGCTTCAGAtgcagcaacagca